Proteins encoded by one window of Dreissena polymorpha isolate Duluth1 chromosome 11, UMN_Dpol_1.0, whole genome shotgun sequence:
- the LOC127851571 gene encoding uncharacterized protein LOC127851571 produces MWNLSVDMEVAPRESRMQNKESDIGVRRASNKKHHQNLQSIMQIPEHFAELSIRMFGALDDSGAGKETVLERRRTFLRREHIEKIAFQLQGNNIECFHFGSQSEGTTTPGLQSDIDFLLSYNKCNIMTVWEDWRTGMYNLLMLHDNTTPPQQYLLQVIHTDTPEPVTSLTDDMFVRKDSGQILFSAERWKNKIAYDTRDQVSCTFHVRKPLPEIQHWIDRCRGKHWPPVQLLEAARIAPCFLVPAGHPESDYKREEWRLSPDLIERMLTFSFNMTQIKCYIVLKLIKKSLFAYIVGDAITSFHCKTIMFFTMERTHPSLWCEHNLMSVLLLCLHLLRRWLRLGRLPHYIIEGVNLFDGKLSKLLQKRLLVYIDSLISNNLQDVFCIGIDNIGCRLQACSMRHTVQAGELRGVLLHNSIRLLLKFEYLESLKRVLTVIKHKLSSSHTTFEHKLKYIIHNCFECIENSTNVMSKTAALELIKHFYPLHISVQSSYYLRLQNVLDSENIRRVRYSLNSDVASSRLKFASMLYCSGHLQAAVRVLEDVERRYPSKVKALCVFRRLKGDRDLKVFADMLFGNTDNSEPPLAFCVNFLRQESHCAPVILLFEMNRNITEEEMAQRDIIDKQWIDSAEVDARPFLHYLQYLTYGGLGERDKQLHAMGVLEAYIDIRNQLNMYHQETALNLLGHCYEMEGDYAGALHYYEQSLRCRRTNNAANWHVLRIMRLISG; encoded by the coding sequence ATTCCAGAGCATTTCGCAGAATTGTCTATTCGGATGTTTGGCGCACTTGACGACAGTGGAGCTGGGAAGGAAACTGTATTGGAGCGGAGGAGAACTTTCTTGCGGAGGGAGCACATTGAGAAAATAGCATTTCAACTACAAGGAAACAACATTGAGTGTTTTCATTTCGGGAGCCAGTCGGAAGGGACCACAACTCCCGGTCTCCAGTCTGATATTGATTTCCTATTAAGCTACAACAAATGTAATATCATGACAGTCTGGGAAGACTGGAGGACTGGGATGTATAACCTTCTGATGCTCCACGACAACACCACTCCACCTCAACAGTACTTGCTACAAGTCATCCATACCGACACACCGGAACCAGTGACCAGTCTGACCGATGACATGTTCGTAAGGAAAGATTCTGGGCAAATACTGTTCAGCGCTGAAAGATGGAAAAATAAAATCGCGTATGATACTAGAGATCAAGTATCATGTACATTTCATGTACGCAAACCTCTTCCTGAAATACAGCACTGGATAGACAGATGTAGAGGTAAACACTGGCCACCTGTTCAGCTTCTCGAGGCTGCGCGGATAGCTCCGTGTTTCCTGGTACCAGCAGGACATCCAGAAAGTGATTACAAGCGAGAAGAATGGCGACTGTCTCCAGACCTCATAGAACGAATGTTGACATTTAGCTTCAATATGactcaaataaaatgttacattgttttaaaacttatcaaaaaatcattatttgcttACATTGTGGGGGATGCTATTACAAGCtttcattgtaaaactataatgtttTTCACCATGGAAAGAACACATCCTTCTCTGTGGTGCGAACACAACCTTATGTCTGTACTTTTGCTCTGTTTACACTTATTAAGGCGATGGCTGCGATTGGGAAGGCTTCCGCATTATATCATAGAAGGTGTGAACTTGTTCGATGGGAAACTCTCAAAGTTGCTGCAGAAACGCCTTTTAGTGTATATAGACTCGTTGATAAGTAATAACTTACAAGATGTTTTTTGTATTGGTATAGATAATATAGGATGTCGGTTACAAGCATGTAGTATGCGGCATACTGTACAGGCTGGAGAACTCAGAGGTGTATTATTACATAACAGCATCAGATTACTGCTGAAGTTTGAGTACTTGGAAAGTTTGAAACGTGTGTTAACAGTTATCAAACATAAACTGAGCAGTTCTCATACAACCTTCGAgcataaattaaaatacataatacacaattgttttgaatgtattgAAAACTCAACGAATGTCATGTCAAAAACTGCTGCTCTTGAATTGATTAAACACTTTTATCCGTTACACATTTCAGTTCAATCATCTTACTATTTGCGACTACAAAACGTTCTTGACAGCGAAAATATAAGGCGTGTCCGATATTCCTTAAATTCGGATGTAGCTTCTAGTCGCTTAAAGTTTGCTTCTATGCTATACTGCAGTGGTCATCTACAAGCGGCAGTTCGAGTGTTGGAGGATGTGGAGAGGAGGTATCCCAGCAAGGTCAAGGCTCTGTGTGTATTTAGAAGACTAAAGGGAGACAGGGATCTGAAGGTGTTTGCTGATATGCTATTTGGCAACACTGACAACAGTGAACCTCCATTAGCATTCTGTGTAAATTTTTTAAGACAGGAATCGCACTGTGCCCCtgtaattttattgtttgaaatgaatcgcaaTATCACTGAAGAGGAAATGGCACAGAGAGATATCATTGATAAACAATGGATTGACAGTGCTGAGGTGGATGCCCGTCCATTCCTACACTATCTGCAGTATCTCACGTATGGGGGACTCGGTGAACGTGACAAACAGCTTCATGCTATGGGGGTCCTCGAGGCTTATATAGATATACGAAATCAACTCAACATGTATCACCAAGAGACAGCACTGAACTTGCTCGGGCATTGTTACGAAATGGAAGGAGACTATGCAGGAGCGTTACATTACTACGAGCAGTCGTTGCGTTGTCGTCGTACAAACAACGCCGCTAACTGGCACGTCCTGCGTATTATGCGTCTCATAAGTGGTTAA